The Rhodothermales bacterium genome contains a region encoding:
- a CDS encoding sigma-70 family RNA polymerase sigma factor, producing MSKSAGSLSPSDSSEQDRALVKQALEGNEAAYKALVQKYSKALTMHVQRLVRKPEEVDDLVQESFIKAFSALGSYSVEYAFSTWLYKIATNHAIDYLRKRKLKTYSIDKPRDTKDGAVEFELPDATYRPDRHIVADQRRQLIQDAIDALPEKYHKVIVMRHQQEKSYEEIARELDLPLGTVKAHIFRARELLNKFLRDKRSSL from the coding sequence ATGTCGAAATCAGCAGGTTCGCTTTCTCCATCGGATTCGAGTGAGCAAGATCGCGCCCTGGTCAAACAGGCGCTGGAGGGCAACGAGGCGGCGTACAAGGCTCTGGTCCAGAAATACAGCAAGGCGCTCACCATGCACGTGCAGCGCCTGGTTCGTAAACCCGAAGAAGTGGACGACCTGGTGCAGGAGAGCTTCATCAAGGCGTTCTCCGCGTTGGGTTCCTACTCCGTCGAATACGCCTTTTCGACGTGGCTCTACAAGATTGCAACGAACCACGCCATCGACTACCTGCGGAAGCGGAAGCTCAAGACCTATTCGATCGACAAGCCGCGGGACACAAAGGACGGCGCGGTAGAGTTCGAGCTGCCCGACGCCACCTATCGCCCGGACCGCCACATCGTGGCCGACCAACGACGCCAGCTCATCCAGGACGCCATCGACGCCCTGCCCGAGAAATACCACAAAGTCATCGTCATGCGGCATCAACAGGAAAAATCGTATGAAGAGATCGCGCGGGAGCTCGACCTGCCGCTCGGGACGGTGAAGGCGCATATCTTCCGTGCCCGCGAGCTGTTGAATAAATTCCTCCGCGATAAACGTAGCTCGCTGTAG
- a CDS encoding PAS domain-containing protein — protein sequence MASPSAPPAGIAFAPSLDPRSAATLERIVALVQKVFDVPVVLVSHVVDDRHHFLATTGFSARDADLDYLPCSRVVTDAAPMIVEDVASAVDWADRYARGIGFYAGVPILDAAGNAMGALSLIDVHKRHVEDPARGVLEDCAALIAPLIRSDTGATRDAPPAAALVIDLFHDAGAAVLVTDSSDTILEANDALCHLVAQRVEALTGKPFNLLLPEEERANAAALYADLLAGRRDSYQADSRLIHRSGEERRVRTTVSLVRDDDGAPAYAIRLFEETGRRHEALEELRIRDRAIAGMNQALAVTDMAAAGAPIIFCNPAFERMTGYRQVDLLGSNMLVLRGARTARAAVDALAGAIERQEQASTRVVFYRRDTTPFTAAATIVPVWDDADTLTHYIWLLDDRSETVELRSQVEALHTELTRSTRQLQHAVNLVAAAYSIRPIEEHAQELLQSLYRDVRYLEAKVTMIDPETGHSRPVAANVAGNPIRIDRIDPQFGHSGRELCRIKMQMESAGEVGAWCLDVPLVTDAGLQGLLTLYAHPGRLFDASAATAAHQVAGRIADALSRPPAESKGRIGRVSERVALLPE from the coding sequence ATGGCTTCTCCTTCGGCGCCGCCTGCCGGCATCGCTTTCGCCCCTTCTCTCGATCCGCGGTCCGCCGCCACGCTCGAACGTATCGTCGCCCTCGTCCAGAAGGTGTTCGATGTCCCGGTCGTCCTCGTTTCGCATGTCGTAGACGACCGACACCACTTCCTCGCGACCACCGGGTTCAGCGCGCGCGATGCCGACCTCGACTATCTCCCCTGCAGCCGGGTCGTCACCGACGCGGCACCTATGATCGTCGAGGATGTCGCCAGCGCGGTGGACTGGGCCGACCGCTACGCCCGGGGCATCGGCTTTTACGCCGGCGTGCCCATACTCGATGCCGCCGGTAACGCTATGGGCGCGCTCAGCCTGATCGATGTGCACAAGCGCCATGTCGAGGATCCCGCACGCGGGGTGCTGGAGGATTGCGCCGCACTCATCGCTCCGCTGATTCGTTCGGACACCGGGGCGACCCGTGATGCGCCGCCGGCCGCCGCGCTCGTCATCGACCTCTTCCACGACGCCGGCGCCGCCGTGCTTGTCACGGACAGCTCGGATACCATCCTGGAAGCTAACGACGCACTGTGTCACCTCGTGGCCCAGCGTGTCGAGGCACTGACCGGGAAGCCTTTTAACCTCCTGCTACCGGAGGAGGAACGCGCCAACGCCGCCGCCCTCTACGCGGACCTGCTCGCCGGCCGCCGCGACAGCTATCAGGCCGACAGCCGGCTCATCCACCGCTCCGGCGAAGAACGCCGCGTGCGGACCACCGTGAGCCTCGTGCGCGACGACGACGGCGCACCGGCGTACGCCATTCGCCTCTTTGAAGAAACGGGCCGGCGCCACGAAGCGCTCGAGGAGTTGCGCATCCGCGATCGCGCTATCGCCGGCATGAATCAGGCCCTGGCCGTGACCGACATGGCCGCCGCCGGCGCACCCATCATCTTCTGCAACCCGGCTTTTGAGCGCATGACCGGTTACAGACAGGTGGATCTGCTCGGCTCGAATATGCTCGTCCTCCGCGGCGCCCGAACCGCCCGGGCAGCGGTTGATGCCCTCGCCGGCGCCATCGAACGCCAGGAGCAGGCCAGCACCCGGGTTGTTTTTTATCGTCGAGATACGACGCCTTTTACCGCCGCGGCCACCATCGTGCCCGTCTGGGATGATGCGGATACCCTGACGCATTACATCTGGCTGCTGGATGATCGCTCCGAAACGGTCGAGTTGCGCAGCCAGGTGGAGGCCCTGCATACTGAATTGACACGGTCGACCCGTCAGCTTCAACATGCGGTCAACCTCGTGGCGGCCGCTTACAGCATCCGACCGATCGAAGAACACGCCCAGGAATTGTTGCAGTCCCTGTACCGGGATGTGCGTTACCTCGAGGCAAAAGTGACCATGATCGACCCGGAGACCGGACATAGCCGGCCCGTGGCCGCCAACGTCGCCGGCAATCCGATCCGGATCGACCGAATCGATCCCCAGTTCGGCCACAGCGGCCGCGAGCTGTGCCGCATCAAGATGCAGATGGAAAGCGCCGGCGAAGTGGGCGCCTGGTGCCTCGATGTTCCGCTGGTGACTGACGCCGGGCTGCAGGGCCTGCTCACCCTGTATGCACACCCGGGTCGGCTCTTCGACGCGTCCGCCGCAACCGCCGCGCACCAGGTGGCCGGCCGGATCGCCGATGCGCTCTCTCGGCCGCCGGCCGAGTCGAAAGGAAGGATTGGGCGCGTCTCCGAACGTGTGGCCCTCCTGCCCGAGTAG
- a CDS encoding class I SAM-dependent methyltransferase translates to MTTPNWNRNLRQKGGFWKHGRWYDVNLARRLPLAVALMEELIAALPPLDSSTSVCDLGCGTGNAAMSVLMAYPTVHMTVLDKDPEMLELAREKISEVREGISLLEATVSAEGEPIPGSPYDVIIASMVIPDLIGDDSMGAEAETRYELLFQGLAASLTPGGHLFVADQIGSLGLYRLMKTMERAGFSDVDCAWRQDDFYICGGRLAV, encoded by the coding sequence ATGACTACACCGAATTGGAATCGGAATCTGCGGCAAAAAGGCGGGTTCTGGAAGCATGGCCGGTGGTACGACGTCAACCTCGCACGTCGTTTACCCCTGGCCGTCGCGCTTATGGAAGAGCTCATCGCGGCCCTTCCACCCCTCGATTCCTCCACTTCGGTATGCGACCTCGGTTGCGGGACGGGCAACGCGGCCATGTCCGTCCTGATGGCCTACCCCACCGTGCACATGACGGTGCTGGATAAGGACCCGGAAATGCTCGAACTGGCCCGGGAGAAGATCAGCGAAGTGCGCGAAGGCATCTCCCTGCTCGAGGCGACCGTCTCGGCCGAAGGCGAGCCGATCCCCGGAAGCCCGTACGATGTCATCATCGCCTCGATGGTCATTCCGGACCTCATCGGCGACGATTCCATGGGCGCTGAGGCCGAAACCCGATACGAACTGCTCTTCCAGGGGCTCGCGGCCTCCCTCACACCGGGTGGCCACCTCTTCGTGGCGGACCAGATCGGCTCACTCGGCCTCTACCGCCTCATGAAGACCATGGAACGTGCCGGCTTCAGCGATGTCGACTGCGCCTGGCGCCAGGATGACTTTTACATCTGCGGTGGACGGCTCGCGGTCTGA
- a CDS encoding S24 family peptidase: MSRKHLTAKQHSFLKFLSNYVREHGVWPTYREMVDQFDYRSPNSVTQNLNALYKKGFLIREDEGYQFAAEPASAFSAAMLGLQMPGLQLPGLQLPGLQLPGMGMAGMPMVNMAMRGIPIMGTITAGVLQEAIEDNQGTITLETLFPNLDRIFAIRVSGQSMIGVDILDGDYVLLIDDDIPNGGIGAVLYNGETSLKRIYQEPDGLRLVAANDAYKDIQISPDIFEEVKILGRYVGHVNKNGIYKRSFNGRSQAA; this comes from the coding sequence ATGAGCCGAAAACACCTCACTGCCAAACAGCATTCGTTTTTAAAGTTCTTGTCGAACTACGTCCGCGAGCACGGCGTCTGGCCGACCTATCGCGAGATGGTGGATCAATTTGACTATCGATCACCGAATAGCGTCACCCAGAACCTGAACGCCCTGTACAAAAAAGGCTTTCTGATTCGGGAGGATGAGGGCTACCAGTTTGCGGCGGAGCCGGCGAGCGCCTTCAGCGCCGCGATGCTGGGGTTACAGATGCCTGGGTTGCAACTACCGGGGTTGCAACTACCGGGGCTGCAACTACCGGGTATGGGTATGGCAGGTATGCCCATGGTGAATATGGCGATGCGCGGGATCCCCATCATGGGTACGATTACGGCCGGCGTGCTCCAGGAGGCTATTGAGGACAACCAGGGCACGATTACGCTGGAAACTCTTTTCCCGAATCTGGATCGAATCTTTGCCATTCGGGTATCAGGCCAGTCTATGATCGGCGTGGACATCCTGGACGGGGATTACGTGCTGCTCATCGACGACGACATCCCGAACGGCGGCATAGGAGCCGTCCTCTACAACGGGGAGACGTCGCTCAAGAGAATCTATCAGGAGCCCGATGGGCTTCGGCTGGTGGCGGCGAATGATGCCTATAAGGACATCCAGATTTCGCCCGACATCTTCGAGGAGGTCAAGATTCTGGGACGCTACGTCGGCCACGTAAACAAAAACGGGATCTACAAGCGCTCATTCAACGGACGCAGTCAAGCGGCCTGA
- the recO gene encoding DNA repair protein RecO, translating into MVPRILRTEAIVLRHLDYRETSQIVTLFTRELGKVSVIARGARAAKSPFGSALQPMAYVEAVLYHSPGRELHTLKEVAHVRPFLQLTRHLDRMAIGLRIIEFVHALSQPDEPHPALFQLVVETLSLLDAAEERPENLLLFFQLQLAGHLGFQPAVSREQVEALTEQGGSLILESGDVIEGRVEGRGGRFASRPALRAFAILVHAPVEAVLRMTMAEHIRKEVGALVDAYLHFHVEEAYPTRGEKIMGALLNRRGE; encoded by the coding sequence ATGGTACCCCGAATACTTCGCACGGAAGCGATTGTCCTGCGCCACCTGGATTACCGGGAGACGAGCCAGATCGTCACGCTTTTCACACGGGAACTGGGGAAGGTGTCCGTTATCGCCAGGGGGGCGCGCGCAGCCAAAAGCCCGTTCGGAAGTGCGTTACAACCAATGGCGTACGTCGAAGCCGTGTTGTATCACAGTCCGGGACGGGAGCTTCACACCCTGAAAGAGGTGGCGCACGTCCGCCCATTCCTTCAACTCACCCGGCACCTCGATCGGATGGCCATCGGGCTCCGGATCATCGAGTTTGTCCATGCCCTCAGCCAGCCCGACGAGCCCCATCCCGCCCTGTTTCAACTGGTGGTGGAGACCCTCTCGCTGCTGGACGCCGCCGAAGAGCGGCCTGAGAACCTGCTGCTGTTTTTCCAGCTCCAACTCGCCGGCCATCTCGGTTTTCAACCCGCGGTTTCCCGCGAACAGGTCGAGGCGCTCACGGAGCAGGGCGGCTCGCTGATTCTGGAGAGCGGCGATGTGATCGAAGGCCGGGTGGAGGGACGCGGTGGCCGATTCGCATCACGGCCGGCCCTGCGCGCGTTCGCCATCCTTGTCCACGCGCCGGTCGAAGCCGTCCTGCGTATGACCATGGCCGAACACATCCGAAAGGAAGTGGGCGCACTCGTGGATGCCTACCTCCACTTTCATGTCGAGGAAGCCTACCCGACGCGCGGCGAGAAGATCATGGGCGCCCTCCTCAATCGACGCGGTGAATAA